From a region of the Etheostoma cragini isolate CJK2018 chromosome 22, CSU_Ecrag_1.0, whole genome shotgun sequence genome:
- the LOC117937878 gene encoding arylamine N-acetyltransferase, pineal gland isozyme NAT-10-like: protein MTSVDMLAEAYLSRIGFTGPAEPSLEVLRSLQTRHLLSVPFENLTVHSGGRVQLDLPLLYDKIVNHRRGGFCFENNGLFSWLLSKLGFRVTLLSGQVKNSITGRYGPPFDHLVLMVTIEGQRWLCDVGFGVPCFSDPLSLETGEPQEQGHRVYRITKHMGMHFLEWQQEENRGADGDWTGLYKFTLEPRCREDFAEMCQYHQSSPCSIFFCKSLCTVLKKSGRLTYMGRRLSSTTFPTKGTGEVLQTTTRELKDEEIPGILAEEFGVVLNSPLIPKDETITPPPVMY, encoded by the coding sequence ATGACTTCCGTTGACATGCTGGCGGAAGCATACTTGTCGCGCATTGGGTTTACTGGCCCGGCTGAGCCGAGCCTGGAGGTGCTGCGGTCGCTTCAGACCCGTCACCTGCTCTCGGTGCCGTTTGAAAACCTGACTGTGCACAGCGGAGGGCGAGTTCAACTTGACCTTCCTCTTCTGTATGACAAGATAGTGAACCATCGCCGAGGCGGTTTCTGCTTTGAGAATAACGGTCTTTTCTCCTGGCTGCTGTCAAAACTGGGCTTTCGGGTGACTCTGCTCTCTGGTCAGGTAAAGAATTCCATCACGGGCCGCTACGGGCCACCCTTTGACCATCTGGTCCTCATGGTGACCATTGAAGGCCAGCGCTGGCTATGCGACGTCGGATTCGGAGTCCCATGCTTCAGTGACCCTCTTTCACTTGAGACCGGCGAGCCCCAGGAGCAGGGCCACCGAGTGTACCGCATCACGAAGCATATGGGGATGCATTTTCTGGAGTGGCAGCAGGAGGAGAACAGAGGGGCAGATGGAGACTGGACAGGTCTCTACAAGTTCACCCTTGAACCTCGGTGTCGGGAGGACTTTGCCGAAATGTGCCAGTACCACCAGAGCTCCCCCTGCTCCATCTTCTTCTGCAAGTCCCTCTGCAccgttttaaaaaaaagtggaaggCTCACCTACATGGGCCGAAGACTGTCCAGCACCACATTTCCAACAAAGGGAACAGGGGAAGTGTTGCAAACCACAACCAGGGAACTTAAAGATGAGGAGATACCGGGAATTCTAGCAGAGGAATTTGGAGTTGTGTTAAATTCTCCACTTATACCAAAGGATGAGACAATCACACCACCCCCAGTCATGTATTGA